The DNA region ATGGGTACAGTGTGGATCTCTCAAAGATGGGAATCAGCTTTATCAATTTGGACAACGAATCACGCACAATAGCCTATGCAACCAGTCTGCTTTTCATGGATTACCTTTCCCTGAATTATGGCAGCGGTTTTATTCCCAGGTTCGTCTCCGAGTTGGTCTCCGAGGCGTCCCCTCGCGATGCACTCAGGACACTGACGGGCTTAACTTTCGCCCAGCTGCAGGTATCCTTTTCCGAGGACCTGGAAAAGGAGTACAGATAATGTCTTATGTTGCCATCGTTGGAAGGCCAAACGTCGGAAAATCAACCCTGTTTAACCGGATCCTGGGAAAACGTCAGGCCATCGTGGAGGATATAGATGGGGTCACAAGGGATCGAAACTACGGTGCTGCCAGTTGGCTGGGTCGTGACTTCACTCTGGTGGATACGGGAGGACTGGATCCCCTGGTGGAAGAGGGACTTTTCACACTGACGCGGGAACAGGCCATGGTGGCCATCGAGGAGGCCGATATGATCCTTTTCGTGGTGGACACCCGTTCAGGCATAGCTCCCGCGGACGATGAAGTGGCGAAGATACTGAGGCGCACCGATAAGCCGGTCCTCCTTGTGGCCAATAAATCCGAAGGTAAGGGAGGAGAGCTGGAGGCCGCTGACTTCTACAGGCTTGGGCTGGGTGAGGTCTACCCTGTCTCGGCCCTTCACGGGTCCGGCGTGGCGGATCTTCTTGACGAAATTATCTTCAAGCTTCCGGAAAAGGAGCCTGTAACAGAGGTTGAGCACGATATGCGTGTGGCAGTGATCGGAAAGCCCAATACCGGCAAATCAACTCTGGTCAACAGGGTTCTGGGTTATGAACGGGTCCTTGTATCAGACATTCCCGGGACCACTGCCGACACGGTGGACAGTCTTGTGGAAAGGAACGGTAAGCGTTACCTGCTGGTGGACACCGCTGGAGTCCGGAGGAAAGCCAGGGTCACCGGGGCGATCGAACACTTCTCGGTTCTGCGGACGCTAAACGCAGTGGAGCGCTGCCACGTGTGTCTCCTCCTCGTGGACAGCTCGGAAGGGCTGGTGGACCAGGACCTGCGCATTGCCGGTCTTGTGAATGAGGCTGGCCGAGGTCTGGTGGTTTGCCTTAACAAATGGGACCTGGTGGAAAAGGACCACAGGACCTTCGACGAAACGGTGAAGGATATCAGGGAAAAACTGTTTTTTTACCCCGGTGTTCCGGTCATCTCTATCTCCGGCCTCACCGGCCTGAGGGTCGAAAAGGTTTTTGAAGTCGTGGATCAAGTCTACCAGGATGCCAGGAAGGAACTTACTACAAGACAGGTGAACGACACCCTGGAAAAAGCGATCGAGGGGCACCAGCCGCACCTGGTGCGTGGCCAGCGCCTCAAGTTCTACTACGCCACTCAAGTGGGCACCAACCCTCCGCGCTTCGTGATCTTTACCAACCGTCCGAAGGACATTAAAGACCATTATACCCGGTACATCGAGAGGGTCTTCAGGGAGGAACACGGTTTCGCGGGATCCCCTGTCAGGCTCATTTTTAAACGGGGTAGGGAGGATAGGCATAAATAATAATGAAGGAAGAAGGAGGAAGGAGGAAGGATGGAGGATGGAGCTATGCCTGTGTCCTGTTCTCTTCCTCCTTCCTCCCTCCTCCTTCACTATTCTGATTTTATGAAAGCCTACCTTGACATCGAAACCACCTTTGACAACACCATTTCCCTCGTGGGCGTTCACATCCCTGGGAGGGATATGGTACAGCTCATGGGGTCTCAGGTAACCGACGTGGCTATTGCCCTTGCCCTGGAGGGAGTAAACACCGTTGTGACCTTCAACGGCGCCAGCTTCGATCTTCCCTACATTCGACGTATAACAGGCCTGGATATCAAGGACATGGTTGAACACCGGGATCTGCTTCAGATCCGCCGCAAA from bacterium includes:
- a CDS encoding ribonuclease H-like domain-containing protein; its protein translation is MEDGAMPVSCSLPPSSLLLHYSDFMKAYLDIETTFDNTISLVGVHIPGRDMVQLMGSQVTDVAIALALEGVNTVVTFNGASFDLPYIRRITGLDIKDMVEHRDLLQIRRKRGLRGGLKRVEVLLGISRGSGITDGRLAPRLWQRWENDGDKEALRVLLQYNKEDCVNLEILESILDSTEDQGGGRRAKGG
- the der gene encoding ribosome biogenesis GTPase Der; its protein translation is MSYVAIVGRPNVGKSTLFNRILGKRQAIVEDIDGVTRDRNYGAASWLGRDFTLVDTGGLDPLVEEGLFTLTREQAMVAIEEADMILFVVDTRSGIAPADDEVAKILRRTDKPVLLVANKSEGKGGELEAADFYRLGLGEVYPVSALHGSGVADLLDEIIFKLPEKEPVTEVEHDMRVAVIGKPNTGKSTLVNRVLGYERVLVSDIPGTTADTVDSLVERNGKRYLLVDTAGVRRKARVTGAIEHFSVLRTLNAVERCHVCLLLVDSSEGLVDQDLRIAGLVNEAGRGLVVCLNKWDLVEKDHRTFDETVKDIREKLFFYPGVPVISISGLTGLRVEKVFEVVDQVYQDARKELTTRQVNDTLEKAIEGHQPHLVRGQRLKFYYATQVGTNPPRFVIFTNRPKDIKDHYTRYIERVFREEHGFAGSPVRLIFKRGREDRHK